A segment of the Streptomyces sp. Tu 2975 genome:
CCTGCGGGGAGGGCAGCCCGGAGAGCTCGCTCTCGAGGACCGTCCCGCGCGGGCGGCTCCTGATCCGGCGCAGGTGGTCCATGGCACGGTGGCGGGCGATGGTCGCCGTCCAGGCTCTGAAGCCGGCGCCGTCGCCGCGGAAGCGCCCGATGTCGCGGGCGATTTCAAGCCAGGCGTCGGAAGCGACGTCCTCGGCGTCGTCGCCCACGAGGCCGCGCAGATATCCGAGCAGCGGGGGTTGGACGAGTCGGTAGGCCGCGGAGAAGGCGGCCTCGTCACCCCGTTGTGCCCGCGCCACCGCATCGCCGAGCTCCTTGTCGTGCGTCACCGCACGCCGGCTGCCCCGCCCCTTGCCCACTCGGCCCTCTTCGTTC
Coding sequences within it:
- a CDS encoding RNA polymerase sigma factor, which encodes MTHDKELGDAVARAQRGDEAAFSAAYRLVQPPLLGYLRGLVGDDAEDVASDAWLEIARDIGRFRGDGAGFRAWTATIARHRAMDHLRRIRSRPRGTVLESELSGLPSPQDTAAEAFETASTQEALALIAQLPRQQAEAVLLQTVIGLDGPSAARVLGKRAGAVRSATHRGLRRLERFLASPPRGGVTDSDSPSLGDAR